A part of Micromonospora chersina genomic DNA contains:
- a CDS encoding PadR family transcriptional regulator, translating to MTAVFSHGRLRLYLLKLLDDGPKHGYELIRLLEDRFLGLYAPSAGTIYPRLQRLEVEGLVSHTAAGGRKVYEITDAGRAELRQRAEELATLESDITASVEDLSALAGEIRTEVRGSVRDLKRELREAARQTRQARWAPPPPPTTRPPRNGAPGPAAESPLLAEFDKRLAAFTVEVGALVRAGRLTDTQLRTAIRLLDGALDGLRRLLR from the coding sequence GTGACCGCCGTGTTCAGTCACGGGCGGCTCCGGCTCTACCTGCTCAAGCTGCTCGACGACGGGCCGAAGCACGGCTACGAGCTGATCCGCCTGCTGGAGGACCGCTTCCTCGGCCTCTACGCGCCCAGCGCCGGCACCATCTACCCCCGTCTGCAACGGCTGGAGGTGGAGGGGCTGGTCAGCCACACCGCCGCCGGCGGCCGCAAGGTCTACGAGATCACCGACGCGGGCCGCGCCGAGCTGCGGCAGCGCGCCGAGGAGCTGGCCACCCTGGAATCGGACATCACCGCCTCCGTCGAGGACCTGTCGGCGCTGGCCGGCGAGATCCGCACCGAGGTACGCGGCTCCGTGCGCGACCTGAAGCGGGAGCTGCGCGAGGCGGCCCGGCAGACCCGCCAGGCCCGCTGGGCGCCCCCGCCCCCGCCGACCACCCGCCCGCCGCGCAACGGCGCTCCCGGCCCGGCCGCGGAGTCACCCCTGCTCGCCGAGTTCGACAAGCGGCTGGCCGCGTTCACCGTCGAGGTCGGCGCGCTGGTGCGGGCCGGGCGGCTCACCGACACCCAGCTCCGTACGGCCATCCGCCTGCTCGACGGCGCGCTGGACGGCCTGCGCCGGCTGCTCCGCTAG
- a CDS encoding DUF4097 family beta strand repeat-containing protein — MTRWKVDGPQRITLDEPVTRLDVRLISGRLNVVASDGPARVDVTRVSSQPVIVELRDGRLVVAHERPPRWPGMLWWLGQLGRRFRAEVSIAVPAHVLADLQLVDGSLVASGLRRDTRVDVTSGQVTLMGLRGHTSAKVTSGPVEALGVGGDLNLETVSGELILADSAPERVRAHAVSGSITCDLDNPRGSEIRLSAISGSITVRVREDSDLTVHLHTTSGRITSGFPQVSAGQHGFGAVKDSHGVLGGGAGKLWASATSGSIALLARPIEDADDVEELP; from the coding sequence ATGACCCGCTGGAAGGTCGACGGTCCGCAACGGATCACCCTGGACGAGCCGGTCACCCGGCTGGACGTCCGGCTCATCAGCGGCCGCCTCAACGTGGTCGCCTCCGACGGGCCGGCCCGGGTGGACGTCACCCGGGTCAGCAGCCAGCCGGTCATCGTCGAGCTGCGCGACGGCCGGCTCGTCGTCGCCCACGAGCGCCCGCCCCGCTGGCCCGGGATGCTCTGGTGGCTCGGCCAGCTCGGCCGCCGGTTCCGGGCCGAGGTCTCCATCGCCGTCCCCGCCCACGTGCTGGCCGACCTGCAACTGGTGGACGGCTCGCTGGTCGCCTCCGGCCTGCGCCGGGACACCCGGGTCGACGTCACCTCCGGTCAGGTCACCCTCATGGGGCTGCGCGGTCACACCTCGGCGAAGGTCACCTCGGGCCCGGTCGAGGCGCTCGGCGTCGGCGGCGACCTCAACCTGGAGACGGTCTCCGGCGAGCTGATCCTCGCCGACAGCGCGCCCGAGCGGGTGCGTGCCCACGCCGTCTCCGGGTCCATCACCTGCGACCTGGACAACCCGCGCGGCAGCGAGATCCGGCTCAGCGCCATCTCCGGCAGCATCACCGTCCGGGTCCGCGAGGACAGCGACCTCACCGTCCACCTGCACACCACCTCCGGCCGGATCACCAGCGGCTTCCCGCAGGTCAGCGCCGGCCAGCACGGGTTCGGCGCGGTGAAGGACAGCCACGGGGTGCTCGGCGGGGGCGCGGGTAAGCTCTGGGCGTCCGCGACCTCCGGCAGCATCGCGCTGCTCGCCCGTCCCATCGAGGACGCCGACGACGTGGAGGAGCTGCCGTGA
- a CDS encoding BON domain-containing protein: protein MTTTSAVRTDQDIQRDVLAELDWDAQTRPTEIGVTVADGVVSLTGQVDSYARRWAAERCAHRVRGVRAVASDLEVELPATEARTDADIAIAASRALEWDSFVPAERLDVTVADGWVMLRGEVEYGFQSRTAERELRRLRGVRGVTNLVEVHPPTPPSDEQNRRDLQRVLFRRTGTERIEVRVSGDTVVLDGVVRSWWQREEAERAAWATPGVREVHDRIVVAG, encoded by the coding sequence ATGACGACCACCTCCGCCGTCCGTACCGACCAGGACATCCAGCGGGACGTGCTCGCCGAGCTGGACTGGGACGCGCAGACCCGGCCGACCGAGATCGGGGTGACCGTCGCCGACGGCGTGGTCTCGCTCACCGGCCAGGTCGACAGCTACGCCCGGCGCTGGGCCGCCGAGCGCTGCGCGCACCGGGTCCGCGGGGTCCGCGCCGTCGCCAGCGACCTGGAGGTCGAGCTGCCCGCCACCGAGGCGCGCACCGACGCCGACATCGCTATCGCGGCCAGCCGGGCGTTGGAGTGGGACAGCTTCGTCCCCGCCGAGCGGCTCGACGTGACCGTCGCCGACGGCTGGGTCATGCTCCGCGGCGAGGTGGAGTACGGCTTCCAGAGCCGTACCGCCGAGCGGGAGCTGCGCCGGCTGCGCGGCGTACGCGGGGTGACGAACCTGGTCGAGGTGCACCCGCCCACCCCGCCCAGCGACGAGCAGAACCGCCGCGACCTGCAACGCGTGCTGTTCCGGCGGACCGGCACCGAACGCATCGAGGTACGGGTCAGCGGGGACACCGTGGTGCTCGACGGGGTGGTCCGCTCGTGGTGGCAGCGGGAGGAGGCGGAACGGGCGGCCTGGGCCACACCCGGCGTACGGGAGGTGCACGACCGGATCGTGGTGGCCGGCTGA
- a CDS encoding trypsin-like peptidase domain-containing protein produces MTDHETDPQRSPAPADAEPSHPTAELPRAESGQSDTTVTPAVAPVPADSPAAGTTAPASAVPASAAPAETPAAPAGPYAPPAATPYPVSGQPQQPHHWYGAQQQSPWAQQGGGYPSQAGGPVPPYQAQQPYPQHQPHQVHQAGQPVPPWGPQQPARPSRAGKFIGAGALALALMLGSGVAGGALALALDGDRTVTRTYSAAPVLNSADLPKIAAAVQDSIVTIMTDSGEGSGVILSADGYVLTNNHVVASASGDTVKVVFADGKSAQAKIVGTDPKTDLAVVKANGVSDLKAAKFGDSDAMQVGDQVLALGSPLGLQGSVTAGILSARDRTIQAGEGGQQQNPQQGASSISGLLQTDAPINPGNSGGALVNTRGEVIGINTAIATAGQGSNGNIGVGFAIPSNKAKDVAEKLQRGEKISHPSLGVSVAGAEDGGALVSDVVAGSAAEKAGLQRGDVITKFGDKVINDSNDLVGAVQAGKVGDRVEVQFKRNGSTQTATVTLAETS; encoded by the coding sequence ATGACCGACCACGAGACCGATCCGCAGCGGTCGCCGGCCCCCGCCGACGCCGAGCCGTCGCACCCGACCGCCGAGCTGCCCCGCGCCGAGAGCGGGCAGTCGGACACCACCGTCACCCCGGCCGTGGCGCCGGTTCCGGCCGACTCCCCGGCCGCCGGAACCACCGCCCCGGCTTCCGCCGTCCCGGCTTCGGCCGCTCCGGCGGAGACGCCGGCCGCGCCCGCCGGCCCGTACGCGCCGCCGGCGGCGACGCCGTACCCGGTCTCCGGGCAGCCGCAGCAGCCGCACCACTGGTACGGGGCGCAGCAGCAGAGCCCCTGGGCCCAGCAGGGCGGCGGCTACCCGTCGCAGGCCGGCGGCCCGGTCCCGCCGTACCAGGCGCAGCAGCCGTATCCGCAGCACCAGCCGCACCAGGTCCACCAGGCCGGGCAGCCGGTCCCGCCGTGGGGCCCGCAGCAGCCGGCGCGGCCCAGCCGGGCCGGCAAGTTCATCGGCGCGGGCGCGCTGGCGCTGGCCCTGATGCTCGGTTCCGGCGTGGCCGGCGGCGCGCTCGCCCTCGCCCTCGACGGCGACCGGACCGTCACCCGCACCTACTCGGCCGCGCCCGTGCTGAACAGCGCCGACCTGCCGAAGATCGCGGCCGCCGTCCAGGACAGCATCGTCACGATCATGACGGACAGCGGTGAGGGCTCCGGGGTGATCCTCAGCGCCGACGGGTACGTGCTGACCAACAACCACGTGGTCGCCTCCGCGAGCGGCGACACCGTGAAGGTCGTCTTCGCCGACGGCAAGAGCGCCCAGGCGAAGATCGTCGGCACCGACCCGAAGACCGACCTCGCGGTGGTCAAGGCCAACGGCGTGAGTGACCTGAAGGCGGCCAAGTTCGGCGACAGCGACGCCATGCAGGTCGGCGACCAGGTGCTCGCCCTGGGCAGCCCGCTCGGCCTTCAGGGCTCGGTCACCGCCGGCATCCTGAGCGCCCGCGACCGCACCATCCAGGCCGGCGAGGGCGGCCAGCAGCAGAACCCGCAGCAGGGCGCCAGCTCGATCTCCGGCCTGCTGCAGACCGACGCCCCGATCAACCCGGGCAACTCGGGCGGCGCGCTGGTCAACACCCGGGGCGAGGTGATCGGCATCAACACGGCCATCGCCACCGCCGGGCAGGGCAGCAACGGCAACATCGGGGTCGGCTTCGCCATCCCGAGCAACAAGGCCAAGGACGTCGCCGAGAAGCTCCAGCGCGGCGAGAAGATCAGCCACCCGTCCCTCGGGGTCAGCGTGGCCGGCGCGGAGGACGGCGGCGCGCTGGTCTCCGACGTGGTCGCGGGCAGCGCCGCCGAGAAGGCCGGGCTCCAGCGCGGCGACGTCATCACCAAGTTCGGCGACAAGGTGATCAACGACTCGAACGACCTGGTCGGCGCCGTGCAGGCCGGCAAGGTTGGGGACCGGGTCGAGGTCCAGTTCAAGCGGAACGGTTCGACCCAGACGGCAACCGTGACGCTCGCCGAGACGTCATAA
- a CDS encoding GNAT family N-acetyltransferase: MAVLHAAGAPLTTSGYTLLIADDPTVVAAAQRLRHEVFASELGATLHPGAAGLDTDEFDAHCDHLVVLREGTDEVVGTYRLLPPGRTDRRYADGEFDLAPLAPLRDDLVEAGRSCVHPDHRSGAVINLMWAGITRYLHLRGSRWLGGCASVPVSDGGTAAAEVWSQVTARHLAPPPLRVTPRRPWFAEAPATADPELSPDGSRSGRGDRRAELELSPAERRALVPPLLRGYLRLGAWVCGEPAYDPDFDCADFYVLFSLDRMNPRYLRHFLGAAA, from the coding sequence ATGGCCGTTCTGCACGCCGCTGGCGCACCCCTCACGACCAGCGGATACACCCTGCTGATCGCCGACGACCCGACAGTGGTCGCGGCCGCGCAACGCCTGCGTCACGAGGTGTTCGCCAGCGAACTCGGCGCCACCCTGCACCCGGGGGCCGCCGGGCTCGACACCGACGAGTTCGACGCCCACTGCGACCACCTGGTCGTGCTGCGCGAGGGCACCGACGAGGTGGTCGGCACCTACCGGCTGCTGCCGCCCGGACGCACCGACCGCCGGTACGCCGACGGCGAGTTCGACCTGGCCCCGCTGGCCCCGCTCCGCGACGACCTGGTCGAGGCGGGCAGGTCCTGCGTGCACCCGGACCACCGCTCCGGCGCCGTGATCAACCTGATGTGGGCCGGGATCACCCGCTACCTGCACCTGCGCGGCTCCCGGTGGCTGGGCGGCTGCGCCTCGGTGCCGGTGAGCGACGGCGGGACCGCCGCCGCCGAGGTCTGGTCCCAGGTCACCGCCCGCCATCTGGCCCCGCCGCCGCTGCGGGTGACGCCCCGCCGGCCCTGGTTCGCCGAGGCCCCCGCCACCGCCGACCCGGAGTTGTCGCCCGACGGCTCCAGGTCGGGGCGCGGCGACAGACGCGCCGAGCTGGAGTTGTCGCCCGCCGAGCGCCGGGCGCTGGTCCCGCCGCTGCTGCGCGGCTACCTGCGGCTCGGCGCCTGGGTCTGCGGGGAGCCGGCGTACGACCCGGACTTCGACTGCGCCGACTTCTACGTGCTGTTCTCGCTGGACCGGATGAACCCGCGCTACCTGCGGCACTTCCTGGGTGCGGCGGCGTGA
- a CDS encoding HAMP domain-containing sensor histidine kinase: MNAVHDAKGWLRSVPLRVKLVASVLALVAVALVVISSLTAFFLHSYLVGRVDDELNSYLARVEQSSPSDTSAGNGLPSDYMAVFATAGGGKLYYDKSLAEEDLPGSLSQLDWYQQHADQGAFTTDAADKHLRWRVVIKQVADGQYIAVGQNMTDIDVAVRQLVWIDLLVGGAVLIILASVGAGIVRTSLKPLVEIERTAAAIAGGDLTQRVPDPEEGRACPTSELGRLSRALNAMLAQIEAAFTARAASEAAARSAEVSARDAAASAQASEARARRSEERMRQFIADASHELRTPLTTIRGFAELYRQGAARQPEQTAGLLRRIEDEASRMGLLVEDLLLLARMDRERPIALAPVELPVLASDAVQAARAVEPDRAVTLEIEPGAGPLVVLGDDARLRQVIGNLMTNALTHTPPDAAVTLRLRAEPGNLAVVEVADTGPGLTPEQAERVFERFYRVDAARTRRAGGPTSTGLGLAIVAALVAAHHGTVEVAETPGGGATFRVRLPLLPEAPEPGE; this comes from the coding sequence GTGAACGCCGTCCACGACGCGAAGGGCTGGCTGCGCAGCGTCCCGCTGCGGGTGAAGCTGGTCGCCTCGGTGCTGGCGCTGGTCGCCGTGGCGCTGGTGGTGATCAGCTCGCTCACCGCGTTCTTCCTGCACAGCTACCTGGTCGGCCGGGTCGACGACGAGCTGAACTCCTACCTGGCGCGGGTCGAGCAGTCCTCGCCGAGCGACACGAGCGCGGGCAACGGCCTGCCCAGCGACTACATGGCGGTCTTCGCGACCGCCGGTGGAGGCAAGCTCTACTACGACAAGTCGCTGGCCGAGGAGGATCTGCCCGGCTCGCTGAGCCAGCTCGACTGGTACCAGCAGCACGCCGACCAGGGGGCCTTCACCACCGACGCGGCCGACAAGCACCTGCGCTGGCGGGTGGTGATCAAACAGGTCGCGGACGGGCAGTACATCGCCGTCGGGCAGAACATGACCGACATCGACGTGGCCGTCCGGCAGCTCGTCTGGATAGACCTCCTGGTCGGTGGGGCGGTGCTGATCATCCTGGCGTCCGTCGGGGCGGGCATCGTGCGTACCAGTCTGAAGCCCCTCGTGGAGATCGAGCGGACCGCGGCGGCCATCGCCGGCGGTGACCTGACCCAGCGGGTGCCCGACCCCGAGGAGGGGCGGGCCTGCCCGACCTCCGAGCTGGGCCGGCTCTCCCGGGCCCTCAACGCCATGCTCGCCCAGATCGAGGCGGCGTTCACCGCGCGGGCCGCCTCCGAGGCGGCGGCGCGCAGCGCCGAGGTGAGCGCCCGGGACGCCGCCGCCTCGGCCCAGGCGTCCGAGGCGCGGGCCCGCCGCTCGGAGGAGCGGATGCGGCAGTTCATCGCCGACGCCTCGCACGAGCTGCGTACCCCGCTGACCACCATCCGGGGCTTCGCCGAGCTCTACCGGCAGGGTGCGGCCCGGCAGCCGGAACAGACCGCCGGGCTGCTGCGCCGGATCGAGGACGAGGCGTCCCGGATGGGGCTGCTGGTCGAGGACCTGCTGCTGCTGGCGCGGATGGACCGGGAGCGGCCCATCGCGCTGGCCCCGGTCGAGCTGCCGGTGCTCGCCTCGGACGCGGTCCAGGCGGCCCGGGCCGTGGAGCCGGACCGCGCCGTCACGCTGGAGATCGAGCCCGGCGCCGGTCCGCTGGTGGTGCTCGGCGACGACGCCCGGCTGCGCCAGGTGATCGGCAACCTGATGACCAACGCGCTCACCCACACCCCGCCGGACGCCGCGGTGACCCTGCGGCTGCGGGCGGAGCCGGGGAACCTGGCCGTGGTGGAGGTGGCGGACACCGGTCCCGGCCTCACCCCGGAGCAGGCCGAGCGGGTGTTCGAGCGGTTCTACCGGGTGGACGCGGCGCGTACCCGGCGGGCGGGCGGTCCGACCAGCACCGGGTTGGGGCTGGCCATCGTCGCCGCGCTGGTGGCGGCGCACCACGGCACCGTCGAGGTGGCCGAGACGCCGGGCGGCGGGGCCACCTTCCGGGTGCGGCTGCCGCTGCTGCCCGAGGCGCCCGAGCCCGGCGAGTGA
- a CDS encoding lysophospholipid acyltransferase family protein, giving the protein MTGDGLWRPASGCGPRCLPAATAPDVSLPRRAGRLLGVLAMLLAGVGLAALLPLLPAGVRRAALRGWARWTLRALGVRLLARGRLPRGRALLVANHVSWLDVLAVLAVAPARMLAKREVRDWPVVGALAAAAGTVFVDRSRPRELPATVGRVAAALRAGHSVAVFPEGTTWCGAAPGCRPGRGFRPAVFQAAVDAGVPVVPLGLGYRYAGDPSTLPAFLGEETLWESARRVLAARDLTVAVTVAAALHPAGGADRRALARAAESAIQPAPVRAPVRRRATTGVRIVRPVAPPPVGAEVGLDLVA; this is encoded by the coding sequence GTGACCGGCGACGGGCTGTGGCGCCCCGCGTCGGGCTGCGGGCCGCGCTGTCTGCCGGCGGCCACCGCGCCGGACGTGTCGCTGCCGCGCCGGGCGGGGCGGCTGCTCGGCGTACTCGCAATGCTGCTGGCCGGGGTCGGCCTGGCCGCGCTGCTGCCGCTGCTGCCGGCAGGGGTCCGGCGGGCCGCGCTGCGCGGCTGGGCCCGGTGGACGCTGCGCGCCCTCGGCGTGCGGCTGCTGGCGCGCGGCCGCCTGCCGCGCGGGCGGGCGCTGCTGGTCGCCAACCACGTCTCCTGGCTGGACGTCCTCGCGGTGCTCGCGGTCGCCCCCGCCCGGATGCTGGCCAAGCGGGAGGTCCGCGACTGGCCGGTGGTGGGCGCGCTGGCCGCCGCGGCCGGCACGGTCTTCGTGGACCGGTCGCGGCCGCGGGAGCTGCCGGCAACCGTCGGCCGGGTGGCCGCTGCGCTGCGCGCCGGGCACTCCGTGGCGGTGTTCCCGGAGGGCACGACCTGGTGCGGCGCGGCGCCCGGCTGCCGGCCCGGCCGGGGTTTCCGGCCGGCCGTCTTCCAGGCCGCGGTGGACGCCGGGGTGCCGGTCGTCCCGCTCGGGCTGGGCTACCGGTACGCGGGCGACCCGAGCACCCTGCCCGCGTTCCTCGGCGAGGAGACGCTCTGGGAGTCGGCCCGCCGGGTGCTGGCGGCCCGGGACCTGACCGTGGCGGTGACGGTGGCCGCCGCGCTGCACCCGGCCGGCGGGGCCGACCGGCGGGCGCTGGCGCGGGCGGCGGAGTCGGCGATCCAGCCGGCCCCGGTCCGCGCGCCGGTCCGGCGCCGGGCGACGACCGGCGTGCGGATCGTCCGGCCGGTGGCGCCGCCGCCGGTGGGGGCGGAGGTGGGGCTGGACCTGGTGGCCTGA
- a CDS encoding response regulator transcription factor — protein MVATQTEARLLVVEDDPNILELLSASLRFAGFDVATATSGSAALNAAKDHRPDLVVLDVMLPDLDGFEVIRMLREGGTRTPVVFLTARDATDDKIRGLTLGGDDYVTKPFSLEELTARIRAVLRRTATGEHAPSRLTFADLELDEETHEVHRAGQRVQLSPTEFKLLRYLMLNANRVLSKAQILDHVWNYDFRGDDNIVESYISYLRRKVDNTQPRLIHTLRGVGYVLRKPAA, from the coding sequence ATGGTGGCTACCCAGACCGAGGCCCGACTGCTCGTCGTCGAGGACGATCCCAACATCCTCGAACTGCTCTCCGCGAGCCTGCGCTTCGCCGGCTTCGACGTCGCCACCGCGACCAGCGGCAGCGCGGCGCTCAACGCCGCCAAGGACCACCGGCCCGACCTGGTCGTGCTCGACGTGATGCTGCCCGACCTGGACGGCTTCGAGGTCATCCGGATGCTGCGCGAGGGCGGCACGCGCACCCCGGTGGTCTTCCTGACCGCCCGGGACGCCACCGACGACAAGATCCGCGGGCTCACCCTGGGCGGGGACGACTACGTCACCAAGCCGTTCAGCCTGGAGGAGCTGACCGCCCGGATCCGGGCCGTGCTGCGGCGCACCGCCACCGGCGAGCACGCACCCTCCCGGCTCACCTTCGCCGACCTGGAGTTGGACGAGGAGACCCACGAGGTGCACCGCGCCGGGCAGCGGGTGCAGCTCTCGCCGACCGAGTTCAAGCTGCTGCGCTACCTGATGCTCAACGCCAACCGGGTCCTCTCCAAGGCGCAGATCCTCGACCACGTCTGGAACTACGACTTCCGCGGCGACGACAACATCGTCGAGTCCTACATCTCCTACCTGCGGCGCAAGGTCGACAACACCCAGCCCCGGCTCATCCACACCCTGCGCGGTGTCGGGTACGTGCTGCGCAAGCCGGCGGCGTGA
- a CDS encoding glycosyltransferase family 4 protein, giving the protein MVVPPWLSVPPPGYGGLEQVVAGLVDALVDRGHAVTLFGAGRENGTAADFVSTCADLQYERLGESLPELAHLAHVNRLVDPADFDLVHDHTTIGPMVAGQRRVPTVATVHGNPVGEYGTVLSNADHGVGLVAISHAQHASNPDLPWVGTVHNAMPLRDFPHKRAPGPGPVLWLARFSPDKGPDVAIRACRAAGLPLTLAGKCNEPAERRYFEQVVEPMLDDDVTLVFNADRAATLRLLVDARCLIMPIQWAEPFGMVMVEAMATGTPVVALRRGAVPELVRDGVTGLVCDRAEELPGALRAAARLDPADSVAHVAEHFSVERMAAGYEAVYRNFLAGRARFAGRREATPVVAR; this is encoded by the coding sequence ATGGTGGTTCCGCCCTGGCTGTCCGTCCCACCTCCCGGCTACGGCGGGCTGGAGCAGGTGGTGGCCGGGCTGGTGGACGCGCTTGTCGACCGCGGTCACGCGGTGACCCTGTTCGGCGCCGGCCGGGAGAACGGCACCGCCGCCGACTTCGTCTCCACCTGCGCCGACCTCCAGTACGAGCGGCTGGGCGAGTCCCTGCCCGAGCTGGCCCACCTGGCCCACGTCAACCGGCTGGTGGACCCGGCCGACTTCGACCTGGTGCACGACCACACCACCATCGGCCCCATGGTCGCCGGCCAGCGCCGGGTGCCCACCGTGGCCACCGTGCACGGCAACCCCGTGGGGGAGTACGGCACCGTGCTGAGCAACGCCGACCACGGGGTGGGCCTCGTGGCGATCTCGCACGCCCAGCACGCGTCCAACCCGGACCTGCCCTGGGTGGGCACCGTGCACAACGCCATGCCGCTGCGCGACTTCCCGCACAAGCGGGCGCCGGGACCCGGGCCGGTGCTCTGGCTCGCCCGGTTCAGCCCCGACAAGGGACCGGACGTGGCGATCCGCGCCTGCCGGGCGGCCGGCCTGCCGCTCACCCTTGCCGGCAAGTGCAACGAGCCGGCCGAGCGCCGCTACTTCGAGCAGGTGGTCGAGCCGATGCTGGACGACGACGTCACCCTGGTGTTCAACGCCGACCGGGCCGCCACCCTGCGGCTGCTGGTCGACGCCCGCTGCCTCATCATGCCGATCCAGTGGGCGGAGCCGTTCGGCATGGTGATGGTGGAGGCCATGGCCACCGGCACGCCAGTGGTGGCGCTGCGCCGGGGCGCCGTACCGGAGCTGGTCCGCGACGGGGTCACCGGGCTGGTCTGCGACCGCGCGGAGGAGCTGCCGGGGGCGCTGCGGGCGGCGGCCCGCCTCGACCCGGCCGACAGCGTCGCTCACGTGGCGGAGCACTTCTCGGTGGAGCGGATGGCCGCCGGCTACGAGGCGGTCTACCGGAACTTCCTGGCCGGCCGGGCCCGGTTCGCCGGGCGGCGCGAGGCCACGCCCGTCGTCGCGCGTTGA